The Engystomops pustulosus chromosome 1, aEngPut4.maternal, whole genome shotgun sequence genome has a window encoding:
- the LOC140128066 gene encoding uncharacterized protein isoform X1: MDEGHFKSLGLRYITAWLQHRIPQTSPYEIYATFTFHVTYIPQFNMARSNFSFVFWSDYTCSTGSREIRFLLFSFFGKETERHKPTNHQPERSQRVYRLPEIQDGVGKISHTHYSPRCINVHYRLKGCILSHPYTPFLTKVFKVFCLVSRGCYTTLSILCTPLWNIICTKDLYKGDGRGGGVSQTTGRTDRPVPRRPAHCWPRQGELTLLQRSHPRNLKKTGMDSKLPEVRTFPSYCEEIPGCKPELSLPNVVPSTGQGRPHQGSDNKVQEKISDLYQRSYEDSGLSNSLHLLGSLVSGPFQNTPGMDLKILEQKTGGSGQENPNPTCRQGGPAMVVGRRKSEERDLLVKQPLHPNPDRREPEGLGGSDASANFPGYLDRGDYKKVLKFPRVASSMGSTQREHSSSCPPTPPNSIRQYNYGLLHKKTRRNQVSSPEYPSSENIFVGRTTHSVNICHSSKRHGEFKGGLSKQKKDPTKRVEPQGGDLPAANIFVGLSSSGLVRNKGEYQMPALFFSGKRGEQGTAGRLLSLLGHSTSLRLPPNSPDRQGPEENISGKYQSHLHLPELAEEKLVPTLEEDVTRESSHSSAIRGPTTSGSNPSSKPREITAVCLDPESSFLSSQGLSSEVIKTLKASRKPVTFAIYHKIWKRFCSFCKDSPPSQANLNILQVLEFLQKGLELGLSTSTLKVQVSALSAFFDQPLIEHRWVKRFIKAASRLKPQTVKKSSAWDLTLVLNALMKEPFEPIDSSSVKNLTLKTVFLIAITSARRLGELQAISIREPYMKILDDRIVLMLDPNFVPKVVSDFHRNQEIILPSFCENPSSAREREWSSLDGKNKGRKASKATIARWLRLAIASCYDLQKSPIPAGIRAHSTRAMSTSWAERRGASLDQICRAATWSSSTTFSKHYRLDLHLSKDLSFGRKVLQAVIPP; this comes from the exons atggacgaaggtcacttcaaatccctgggtcttagatatattactgcatggttacaacatcgaattcctcagacttccccctacgaaatatatgccaccttcaccttccatgtcacttacatcccacagtttaatatggcaagaagtaacttctcttttgtcttctggagtgattatacctgttccacaggatcaagagaaatccggtttttactcttctctttttttggtaaagaaaccgAACGGCACAAACCGACTAATCATCAACCTGAGAGGTCTCAACGAGTTTATCGTCTACCGgaaattcaggatggagtcggtaagatcagccacacacattattcaccaagatgcattaatgtgcactatagacttaaaggatgcatattatcacatccctatacaccatttctcacaaaggtttttaaggttttctgtcttgtctccagagggtgctacactacactttcaattctgtgcactcccctttggaatatcatctgcaccaaggacctttacaaaggtgatggcagaggtggtggcgtctctcagactacaggacgtactgatcgtcccgtacctagacgacctgctcattgttggccaagacagggggagcttactcttctccagagatctcaccctagaaaccttaaaaagactgggatggatagtaaactaccagaagtcagaactttccccagctactgtgaggaaattcctgggtgtaaacctgaactcagtttaccaaatgtcgttccttccacaggacaagggagACCACATCAAGGATCTGATAACAAGGTTCAGGAGAAAATCAGTGATCTCTATCAGAGAAGCTATGAAGATTCTGGGCTCtctaacagcctgcatctcctcggtagcctggtgtcaggcccattccagaatactccagggatggatcttaagatcctggaacagaaaacaggaggatctggacaggaaaatcccaatcccacctgccgtcaaggaggacctgctatggtggttgggagacggaaatctgaggaaagggatcttctggtcaaacagcccttacatcccaatccagacagacgcgagccagaggggctggggggcagtgatgcctcagcaaatttcccagggtacctggacagaggagattacaagaaggtcctcaaatttccgagagttgcaagcagtatgggaagcactcagcgcgaacactcctcttcttgcccaccaacacctcctaattctatcagacaatacaactacggtctcctacataaaaagacaaggaggaaccaggtctcctctcctgagtaccctagctcggaaaatatttttgtgggcagaacaaCACACTCTGTCAATATCTGCCACTCATCTAAAAGGCACGGAGAATTCAAGggcggactttctaagcagaagaaagatcctaccaaacgagtggagcctcaaggaggagatcttccagcggctaacatctttgtggggttatcctctagtggacttgttcgcaacaagggagaataccaaatgcctgcattatttttctctggaaaaaggggagaacagggaacggctggacgccttctctcactcctgggacattccactagtctacgccttccccccaattcccctgatcgccagggtcctgaggaaaatatttcaggaaaataccagagccatcttcatctgcccgaactggccgaagaaaagctggtacCCACTCTTGAAGAAGATGTCACCAGAGAATCCAGTCATTCTTCCGCTATCAGAGGACCTACTACATCAGGGTCCAATCCATCATCCAAACCCAGGGAAATTACAGCTGTctgcctggatcctgaatccagcttcttaagctctcagggactctcatctgaagtcatcaagaccctgaaggcaagtagaaaaccagtcacctttgccatctatcataagatatggaagaggttctgttccttctgtaaggacagtccaccttcccaagctaaccttaatattttgcaggtgcttgaatttcttcaaaagggtttggagttgggtttgtctaccagcaccctgaaggtccaggtgtcggcgcttagtgccttcttcgaccagcctctcatcgagcacaggtgggtcaaaagatttattaaagctgcctctaggttaaagcctcagactgttaaaaaatcatcagcatgggacttaactctagttttgaatgccttaatgaaggaaccatttgaacctattgattcctccagtgttaaaaacctgacacttaagacagttttcctgatagccatcacttctgctagaaggttaggtgaacttcaggctatatcgattagggaaccctacatgaaaattctagatgatagaattgtgttgatgttggatccaaattttgttcccaaggtggtttccgactttcataggaatcaggagattatcctaccctccttctgtgagaacccttcttcggcaagagaacgcgaatggagttctttggat gggaaaaataaggggaggaaggcgtcgaaggcgactattgcaagatggctgagactggcaattgcctcatgttacgacctacagaaaagcccgataccagcaggaatccgagctcactcgaccagggctatgtccacatcttgggcggaaagaagaggagcgtcaCTAGATCAGATTTGCAGAGCTGCAACGTGGTCTTCATCCACTACATTCTCCAAGCATTATAGGCTGGACTTGCACTTGTCAAAAGACCTATCTTTTGGACGCAAGGTGTTACAggctgtaatccctccctaa
- the APEX1 gene encoding DNA repair nuclease/redox regulator APEX1, with translation MPKRGKKEDVKAETESAVPDEEPENKKGKKGGKEAEPPILYEDGPDKLTTEDGKKYTLKISSWNVDGIRAWVKKEGVQWVREEDPDILCLQETKCAEKALPADIKDMPEYPHKYWACSDEKEGYSGVAMLCKEKPIDVTYGIGVEEHDKEGRVITAEFGSYYLVAAYVPNASRGLTRLDYRQRWDVDFRAYLKGLDSKKPLILCGDLNVAHQEIDLKNPKGNKKTPGFTPQEREGFGTLLAEGFIDSFRQLYPDQQYAYTFWTYMMNARAKNVGWRLDYFVLSKALLPSLCDSKIRNKAKGSDHCPITLYMAI, from the exons ATGCCTAAAAGAGGAAAGAAGGAGGACGTCAAGGCAGAGACTGAGAGTGCTGTACCGGATGAGG AACCTGAAAAcaagaagggaaagaagggaGGCAAGGAAGCTGAACCTCCAATCCTTTATGAAGATGGTCCTGATAAACTGACCACCGAAGATGGCAAAAAGTACACACTGAAGATCAGCTCATGGAATGTGGATGGTATTAGAGCATGGGTCAAAAAAGAGGGTGTACAG TGGGTACGAGAGGAAGATCCTGACATTCTATGTCTTCAGGAGACAAAGTGTGCGGAGAAAGCCCTACCAGCAGACATTAAGGACATGCCTGAGTACCCCCATAAATATTGGGCCTGCTCTGATGAAAAAGAGGGCTATAGTGGAGTGGCAATGCTTTGTAAGGAGAAGCCAATTGATGTCACATATGGCATTG GGGTTGAAGAACATGATAAGGAGGGCCGTGTAATTACGGCTGAATTTGGCTCCTATTATTTGGTTGCTGCTTATGTTCCCAATGCCAGCCGTGGCCTGACACGTCTTGACTACCGTCAGCGCTGGGACGTAGACTTCCGAGCATATTTAAAAGGGTTGGACAGCAAAAAACCACTGATTCTATGTGGTGACTTAAATGTTGCACACCAGGAGATTGACTTGAAGAACCCCAAAGGCAACAAGAAAACCCCTGGCTTCACTCCTCAGGAGAGAGAGGGATTCGGAACGCTGCTGGCTGAAGGCTTCATAGACAGCTTCCGCCAGCTGTACCCTGACCAGCAGTATGCTTACACGTTTTGGACATACATGATGAATGCTCGGGCTAAGAATGTTGGGTGGAGGCTCGATTACTTTGTCTTGTCAAAAGCTTTGCTTCCATCCTTGTGCGACAGCAAGATCAGGAACAAAGCCAAGGGAAGCGACCACTGCCCAATAACCCTTTATATGGCCATATAA
- the LOC140078354 gene encoding solute carrier family 12 member 3-like, translating into MESLECSSGSDDLSSGYTSTTDGLVLETPEERVQEALNHLNQSIEAFNTGLQMIPCSNENQEHKVVGNCQETDNSLSAGISLNPANLPVCNKLIAHNQMAYNSLDATPRHEHYVNSVAPGRLKRSRPSLDILRNAIANEQQLVPVNLDQDVEICEKDQLELQEEDEKKKKKKNNEPVRFGWVKGVMIRCMLNIWGVILYLRLPWITAQAGIGLTWLIILMSVLVTSITGLSISAISTNGKVKSGGTYFLISRSLGPELGGSIGLIFAFANAVAVAMHTVGFSETVRDLLIEYNAVIVDPVNDIRIIGVITVTVLLFISLAGMEWEAKAQVVFFFVIMVSFASYIVGTLLPPTEEKQSKGFFSYQGSIFLENIVPNWRGETGTFFGMFSIFFPSATGILAGANISGDLKDPAVAIPKGTLMAIFWTTLSYLAISATIGSCVLRDASGILNDTIPLNDTDCEGLSCQYGWDFNECRQNETCYYGLANHYQAMSMVSAFSPLITAGIFAATLSSALACLVSAPKVFQCLCEDKLYPVIGFFGKGYGKNNEPIRGYILAFIIAIAFILIAELNTIAPIISNFFLCSYALINFSCFHASITNSPGWRPSFRYYSKWTSLFGAIVSIVIMFLLTWWAAIIAVAIVIILLGYVTYKKPDVNWGSSVQAGAYNMALTYSVSLTGVQEHVKNFRPQCLVLTGPPNFRPALVDFVSSVTKNTSLMICGNVVTDTDKVPDSDGHLRWLNTRKVRSFYSVIQERTLRAGAKSLMQVSGLGRLKPNTVVLGYKSDWQKVPGQCLEEYVGIINDSFDCQYGVCVLRIKDSLNVSQKMQGEYNLGFQDSDDEAISDKETEKDITTIVPEIMNQTNTEFQTRQGKKSIHIYWLYDDGGLTLLIPYLLTRRKRWSQCKVRVYIRGTSENAEEERKEMQLLLEKFRLGFQDVIVLTDIDQKPHPKNMQFFEDLIAPYMIEDQSGNELEIPPWCISEKDLLNHKAKSEQYVRINEIFQQNSQDAALIVTSLPIAIKSACPSSLYMAWLESLSRDIVPPMAFIRGNQQDSLTIYCQ; encoded by the exons ATGGAGTCCCTTGAATGTTCTTCTGGCAGTGATGACCTTTCCTCTGGATACACTTCCACTACTGATGGACTGGTTTTGGAGACACCGGAAGAGCGAGTACAAGAAGCTTTAAACCATCTTAACCAGTCAATTGAAGCCTTTAATACAGGACTTCAGATGATTCCATGCTCCAATGAAAATCAGGAACACAAAGTAGTTGGGAATTGCCAGGAGACAGACAATTCCTTGTCAGCTGGCATCAGTCTAAATCCTGCAAACCTACCAGTGTGTAATAAACTGATTGCCCACAATCAAATGGCTTACAATTCTCTGGATGCCACACCAAGGCATGAACATTATGTCAACTCTGTTGCTCCTGGAAGGTTGAAAAGAAGTCGTCCATCATTGGATATTCTTCGCAATGCTATAGCG AATGAACAGCAACTGGTTCCGGTCAACTTGGATCAAGATGTTGAAATTTGCGAAAAAGACCAGCTTGaattacaggaggaggatgaaaagaagaaaaagaaaaaaaataatgagcCTGTTCGTTTTGGATGGGTCAAGGGTGTAATG ATCCGATGCATGCTAAATATTTGGGGAGTAATTCTGTACTTGAGGTTACCATGGATCACAGCACAAGCTGGAATTG GTCTCACCTGGCTGATCATTTTGATGTCTGTGCTAGTCACCTCAATCACTGGATTGTCCATTTCTGCCATCTCCACTAATGGCAAAGTTAAATCAG GTGGAACATATTTCCTTATCTCTCGGAGTTTGGGTCCAGAATTGGGAGGTTCTATTGGACTCATATTTGCTTTTGCTAATGCAGTTGCAGTTGCTATGCACACTGTAGGCTTTTCAGAGACTGTTCGAGACCTCCTTATT GAATATAATGCTGTGATTGTTGACCCTGTCAATGACATTAGGATTATAGGTGTCATTACTGTGACAGTTCTTCTCTTTATATCATTGGCTGGAATGGAGTGGGAAGCAAAG GCGCAAGTAGTGTTCTTCTTTGTCATCATGGTGTCGTTTGCTAGCTATATAGTGGGGACACTTCTACCTCCAACTGAAGAGAAACAGTCTAAAGGATTCTTCAGTTACCAAG GGTCAATctttttggaaaacattgttcctAACTGGCGTGGGGAAACTGGAACATTCTTTGGAATGTTTTCAATATTCTTTCCATCTGCTACTGGTATCCTTGCTGGGGCAAACATCTCAGGAGACCTTAAG gacccagcagtagccatacCAAAAGGGACACTCATGGCTATCTTCTGGACTACACTGTCATACCTTGCTATTTCCGCTACCATAG GATCTTGTGTCCTCCGCGATGCCTCTGGCATTTTAAATGACACGATACCCTTGAATGACACAGACTGCGAGGGACTCAGCTGTCAATATGGCTGGGATTTTAATGAATGTCGACAAAATGAGACCTGTTACTACGGCCTTGCAAACCATTATCAG GCAATGAGTATGGTATCTGCGTTCAGCCCCCTTATCACTGCTGGCATATTTGCAGCCACTCTGTCTTCTGCCCTGGCTTGCCTGGTATCTGCACCCAAAGTTTTCCAG TGCCTCTGTGAGGATAAGCTATACCCCGTCATTGGATTCTTTGGAAAGGGCTATGGAAAGAACAATGAGCCTATCCGTGGATACATTCTGGCTTTCATTATTGCCATTGCATTTATCCTTATTG CTGAGCTGAACACCATTGCACCCATTATTTCCAATTTCTTCTTGTGCTCCTATGCCCTCATCAACTTTAGTTGCTTCCATGCATCTATCACCAATTCTCCAG GATGGCGGCCATCATTCCGTTACTACAGCAAGTGGACGTCTCTTTTTGGTGCTATAGTGTCAATTGTCATTATGTTTCTCCTAACATGGTGGGCAGCTATCATTGCTGTTGCAATTGTTATCATACTCCTAGGTTACGTCACATATAAAAAGCCAG ATGTGAATTGGGGATCTTCTGTCCAAGCTGGAGCTTACAACATGGCGCTAACCTACAGTGTCAGCCTGACTGGAGTACAAGAACATGTCAAGAACTTTAG GCCCCAATGTCTTGTCCTGACTGGACCTCCAAACTTCCGCCCAGCTCTGGTTGACTTTGTCAGTTCTGTAACTAAGAATACAAGCTTGATGATTTGTGGAAATGTTGTAACT GACACTGACAAGGTTCCAGACTCAGATGGACATCTGCGGTGGTTGAACACTAGAAAGGTGCGATCATTCTATAGCGTCATTCAAGAAAGGACATTACGAGCTGGAGCCAAAAGTCTCATGCAG GTCTCTGGTCTTGGTCGTTTAAAGCCAAATACTGTGGTACTGGGCTATAAGAGTGATTGGCAAAAGGTTCCAGGGCAATGCTTAGAAGAATATGTAGGAATTATCAA TGACTCCTTTGACTGTCAGTATGGTGTGTGTGTTCTGCGGATAAAGGATAGCCTTAATGTATCACAGAAGATGCAGGGTGAAT ATAACTTAGGATTCCAGGATTCTGATGATGAGGCCATATCTGACAAAGAAACAGAAAAAG ACATTACGACCATAGTTCCTGAGATTATGAATCAAACTAACACTGAATTCCAGACTCGTCAGGGCAAAAAAAGCATTCACATTTACTGGTTGTATGATGATGGAG GACTCACGCTTCTAATCCCTTACTTGCTGACTCGGAGAAAACGTTGGAGTCAATGCAAAGTACGAGTCTACATCAGAGGAACATCGGAAAATgcagaagaagaaagaaaaga AATGCAGTTACTGCTGGAAAAGTTTAGGCTTGGATTCCAAGATGTTATAGTACTCACTGACATTGACCAGAAGCCTCATCCGAAAAA CATGCAGTTTTTTGAGGATCTCATTGCTCCATACATGATTGAAGACCAGAGTGGAAATGAATTAGAGATCCCCCCATGGTGTATCAGTGAAAAAGACCTCCTAAACCACAAAGCTAAG TCGGAACAATATGTCAGAATAAACGAGATTTTCCAACAAAACTCCCAGGATGCTGCTCTTATTGTAAC AAGCCTACCTATTGCCATCAAATCAGCCTGCCCCAGTTCCCTCTATATGGCCTGGCTTGAAAGCTTATCTCGAGACATTGTCCCACCAATGGCCTTCATCCGTGGTAATCAGCAAGACTCTCTCACAATATACTGCCAATGA
- the LOC140128066 gene encoding uncharacterized protein isoform X2 → MDEGHFKSLGLRYITAWLQHRIPQTSPYEIYATFTFHVTYIPQFNMARSNFSFVFWSDYTCSTGSREIRFLLFSFFGKETERHKPTNHQPERSQRVYRLPEIQDGVGKISHTHYSPRCINVHYRLKGCILSHPYTPFLTKVFKVFCLVSRGCYTTLSILCTPLWNIICTKDLYKGDGRGGGVSQTTGRTDRPVPRRPAHCWPRQGELTLLQRSHPRNLKKTGMDSKLPEVRTFPSYCEEIPGCKPELSLPNVVPSTGQGRPHQGSDNKVQEKISDLYQRSYEDSGLSNSLHLLGSLVSGPFQNTPGMDLKILEQKTGGSGQENPNPTCRQGGPAMVVGRRKSEERDLLVKQPLHPNPDRREPEGLGGSDASANFPGYLDRGDYKKVLKFPRVASSMGSTQREHSSSCPPTPPNSIRQYNYGLLHKKTRRNQVSSPEYPSSENIFVGRTTHSVNICHSSKRHGEFKGGLSKQKKDPTKRVEPQGGDLPAANIFVGLSSSGLVRNKGEYQMPALFFSGKRGEQGTAGRLLSLLGHSTSLRLPPNSPDRQGPEENISGKYQSHLHLPELAEEKLVPTLEEDVTRESSHSSAIRGPTTSGSNPSSKPREITAVCLDPESSFLSSQGLSSEVIKTLKASRKPVTFAIYHKIWKRFCSFCKDSPPSQANLNILQVLEFLQKGLELGLSTSTLKVQVSALSAFFDQPLIEHRWFPTFIGIRRLSYPPSVRTLLRQENANGVLWMGKIRGGRRRRRLLQDG, encoded by the exons atggacgaaggtcacttcaaatccctgggtcttagatatattactgcatggttacaacatcgaattcctcagacttccccctacgaaatatatgccaccttcaccttccatgtcacttacatcccacagtttaatatggcaagaagtaacttctcttttgtcttctggagtgattatacctgttccacaggatcaagagaaatccggtttttactcttctctttttttggtaaagaaaccgAACGGCACAAACCGACTAATCATCAACCTGAGAGGTCTCAACGAGTTTATCGTCTACCGgaaattcaggatggagtcggtaagatcagccacacacattattcaccaagatgcattaatgtgcactatagacttaaaggatgcatattatcacatccctatacaccatttctcacaaaggtttttaaggttttctgtcttgtctccagagggtgctacactacactttcaattctgtgcactcccctttggaatatcatctgcaccaaggacctttacaaaggtgatggcagaggtggtggcgtctctcagactacaggacgtactgatcgtcccgtacctagacgacctgctcattgttggccaagacagggggagcttactcttctccagagatctcaccctagaaaccttaaaaagactgggatggatagtaaactaccagaagtcagaactttccccagctactgtgaggaaattcctgggtgtaaacctgaactcagtttaccaaatgtcgttccttccacaggacaagggagACCACATCAAGGATCTGATAACAAGGTTCAGGAGAAAATCAGTGATCTCTATCAGAGAAGCTATGAAGATTCTGGGCTCtctaacagcctgcatctcctcggtagcctggtgtcaggcccattccagaatactccagggatggatcttaagatcctggaacagaaaacaggaggatctggacaggaaaatcccaatcccacctgccgtcaaggaggacctgctatggtggttgggagacggaaatctgaggaaagggatcttctggtcaaacagcccttacatcccaatccagacagacgcgagccagaggggctggggggcagtgatgcctcagcaaatttcccagggtacctggacagaggagattacaagaaggtcctcaaatttccgagagttgcaagcagtatgggaagcactcagcgcgaacactcctcttcttgcccaccaacacctcctaattctatcagacaatacaactacggtctcctacataaaaagacaaggaggaaccaggtctcctctcctgagtaccctagctcggaaaatatttttgtgggcagaacaaCACACTCTGTCAATATCTGCCACTCATCTAAAAGGCACGGAGAATTCAAGggcggactttctaagcagaagaaagatcctaccaaacgagtggagcctcaaggaggagatcttccagcggctaacatctttgtggggttatcctctagtggacttgttcgcaacaagggagaataccaaatgcctgcattatttttctctggaaaaaggggagaacagggaacggctggacgccttctctcactcctgggacattccactagtctacgccttccccccaattcccctgatcgccagggtcctgaggaaaatatttcaggaaaataccagagccatcttcatctgcccgaactggccgaagaaaagctggtacCCACTCTTGAAGAAGATGTCACCAGAGAATCCAGTCATTCTTCCGCTATCAGAGGACCTACTACATCAGGGTCCAATCCATCATCCAAACCCAGGGAAATTACAGCTGTctgcctggatcctgaatccagcttcttaagctctcagggactctcatctgaagtcatcaagaccctgaaggcaagtagaaaaccagtcacctttgccatctatcataagatatggaagaggttctgttccttctgtaaggacagtccaccttcccaagctaaccttaatattttgcaggtgcttgaatttcttcaaaagggtttggagttgggtttgtctaccagcaccctgaaggtccaggtgtcggcgcttagtgccttcttcgaccagcctctcatcgagcacag gtggtttccgactttcataggaatcaggagattatcctaccctccttctgtgagaacccttcttcggcaagagaacgcgaatggagttctttggat gggaaaaataaggggaggaaggcgtcgaaggcgactattgcaagatggctga